In Armatimonadota bacterium, the genomic stretch TGGACCTCTCTTTTGGCGTAGCACTTCTTGTTGCCCCGCTGGAGTAAAGCTGGCCGCTTCCTCCATCGAACAGCCAAACACTGTACATTTCTGGCTCGTTGCTACTCGGATAGACCCGATATCGCCAGACCCTAGTCTTTAGCTCATCGGTAGCCAGCTTAGTCGCAAGGCCAACTTCTGGCTCATCAAGAGAAAAGGAACCCTCTGTCTCCCCTGAACTGATCGACTTGCTAACTGCAACTGGTGCAAGAACATCGAAAATCCTGAACTTTTCATGTGCCGCACGCAGGTCTTGGCTGAACTTTATGTAGATCAGGACAGCGGAGGCGAATCCGAAAAGTGTGATTCCCGCGAACCACTTGAGAGCTACTTTTAGCCACCGGGGCATGCTTCGCAAAACGTCACTCCACAGTGAGTGTTCAGTGTAGAAGTGCTAACCCTAGCGACGGCCTTCCGCACTAGCAGGTTCACAAAATCCAAGTAGATGTCTAAAGTCCCGGAAGGTGAACTGCCGAAAGGGAGACGCGTTGAAGCTCTCCATGAAAGTTCAGTCCCTAACTCAGTCGAGATTTTTTGAGACTCATTGCGTGGCGATCCTTCGCATCTCGATGGGGGTCATCTTCTGCTGGTTTGGGGTGCTAAAGTTTGTTCCCGGGCTTAGCCCCGCCGAGGCCCTGGCGGGGCGAACTATCCAAGCTCTCTCGTTCGGTCTAGTGCAGCCATGGATCAGCTTGCCGGCTCTGGCACTGTTCGAGTGCGCCCTAGGAACACTCTTGATCTCAGGTCGCTATCCAAGGGTGGCGATTCTTTTCTTGCTCGCCCACATGATCGGGACGTTCTCGCCGGCCCTGTTCTTTCCCCGAGAAGTGTTCAGGGGATTCATGCTCCCGACTCTCGTTGGGCAGTATATCCTCAAGAACATCGTTCTAATCGCAGCCGGAATTGTCGTGAGTGCAGGGGCTCCGTCGAAGAGCGACGCAACGGTTTGTTAGATCTTGCCTGTGCGTCGCATTTATCGGTGCAAGCCTTTGATTGAGTGGGCCAAGTAAAAAAAGCCGACCGCGGCAATGGCACACAGCCAGAGAAGGACTTTGCGATTCCAGTTATCCATTTATAAAGAAAAGCCTCCAGTCTTCAGCAGATTACTCCGCTGAAAACTGAAGGCTTAAGCCTGTCGGCTTCCCCTACTTCTTCTTCAGTTCCGCTTCAAGCTCTTTCTTGAGCTCGATCAGCTCCGCTGGAGCCATGCGGGTCCAACAGTCTCGACCGTGCTTGTGATCGGATTCGAACTTGAAGGGCATTCCCATCAAAAGGTCCATTAACGAAGGAGCTGGAGCTGAGCCCGCACCTTTCGAGTACGTATCCGTGAGAATCTTCTTGACATCGCTCAGGGTCTCGGTGAGGTGAGCTTTGGTCACTTTGTCCGAAGTTCGGCTCTGTGCCGAAACCAGGTCGTTGGCAACCCCTCGAAGGGCTTCCTTGAGCAGCGGGCGAAGATCGGTCCCGCTTGCCCCTGCGCCGTTGATGCGACCGTCAACCATCTTCAGGAAGCTTCGCTGAAGGTTTCGATCAAACGCGTTGGTCGAGACTTTCGCGGTCTTGAGTCCGCCGAAGATTCCACTGACAACATCATCAACCAAATTGGAAGGCGTGTACGCCTGGCCAGGCTTGGTCGCTTCGAAGTCAGCGAGCGAGGAGACTTTGGCGTCCGAAAGGAGGCTTCGCAGAACGGCCGAACTCATCGAGTTCATGGCGTTCACGTAACCGGTCATACGGGTCTTGGCAAAGATCTTCGGATCGAAGATGGCGGCAGACGGGCGCACCGCTCGGCTCATCAAAAGCTGAACTGCCTTCTTCTGCTGAGCAGCGGGAACCGGATTGAAGACATCGCCGCCACGACCGACGTGGTTGTCGAGCTCGACGACACCGCCGACGACACGGACAACGTGCATCACTTCGGTCATCCACTGACCAATCAGCTCGCCGTGCATTTCGGCGAGGTCCTCATACGACTCGCCAAACTTCGAGGTCGCCGGAACCAGAACGTTCTTCGCGATGTACTCGAGGTTGTTCATACCAAGTCGAGTCGCCTCGACAGGGTCGTTGGAGATGATCTCCGACTGCTTTCGTGGGTCGAGCGATGCGTTCTTGTAGTTTCCGAAGCGAAGCCACGAGTTCGCGACTTGCTGACCGAGGTGAGAGTCAAGAGCAGCCTTTTCCTGCTCAGGGGTGACCGCGTTGAGAACCTTGTAACCGTACTGGATCGCGAAGCGATCGTAGTCGCCGATGATGCCGATGTTCGCTGTGACTCCATCTCCAGGTTGGGCAACGTAGTTGTAGCGCGAGTAGCTCATGATCGAAGACGCGACACCGTGGGAAGCTGTGAAGTTCTTGTCGCGCAGTTGAGCGATGGAGAACGCCGCCGAACCGTTGAAGTTGTGCTCAAGCCCGAGGGTGTGGCCGACTTCGTGGGAGACGACGTATTGGATCAGACGACCGATCGTCTCATCGCTCATTGGGAGCTTTTGCGCCGCTGGCGTTGTGGCTGCGGTTTGCGCGAAATACCAGTTCTGAACTAGCTTGACGATGTCGTTCCAGACGATGACGTGAGCCGAAATCGATTCGCCACTGCGAGGGTCCTGGATGGATGGACCCATCGCGTTCGCCGTGTCGCTCGGAGCCCATCGGATGACGCTGTAGCGTGCATCTTCCGGATCGAAATCAGGATCTTCCTCCTTGGTTGGCGCCATCTTTCCGATGATCGCGTTTTTGAATCCTGCAGTCTCAAAAGCGGGCTGCCAGTCGTTGATGCCCTGGATGATGTACTTGCGCCATCGCTCAGGAACTTCTTGAGTCACGTAGTATGTGATCGGCTTCTTCGGCTCGCTTACGTCGGCCTTCGGATCCTTCTTTTCGAGCCGGAATCGGTTGATGTATTGAACTTCTTTTGCCGCGTTGCCTTCGGCACCGAACACAGTGAAGCCAGTCGTGAAGTAACCGATTCGAGAATCCTTGAGGCGGCCCATCATAGGGACTTCAGGAAGCTCGGTCAAACTGTAGTGGACGACAGTTGCCGCCTTGCTGGCGTCGTAGCCGCCACCGCCTCCACCGAGCAGAGCCGCCAGCGGATTGCCTTGGCCCCGACCCATCATAAACGTCATGTAGGTTCGAGTCTCGATGTTCGTGGGGAACGCTTTGACTTTCTCGATCCAAGTCTTGCTCGAATCAACACCCATCGCACCAGGAATTGCGGCTCGAATGCTGAAGTCCTGGGGGTCGCTGATGAAGAGCTGGGTGACATCGATCAACGGGTTTTTCTCTGGTGATTCGCCAACAATGTCGAAAGTGAAGAGGATCGCTTCCGGTGAGTTCTGCTTGACGCCGAGTTCAACGCCTTTATCGTTACCCATCGCACGAGTGCTGACATCAACGTTTTTGAGCTGAATCTTTTTGTCCCGTCGAGCAAATCGAATTGTTCGCGGTCGCTCCATTGGCGCGGTTCCGGGGTAGGTCAGGGCACGAGGGGCTTCTGAAACTTCGGCGTTGAAGAGGAACATGCGTCCGAGCTTTGCTTCTGGGATTTCCCAGTAGACCTTGTCGTCAATCTTGTGAACCTTGAAAACGCCGTTCTGCGACTTGGCGGTCTTCATCAGCTCGTCGTACTTCTTCTGCTCCGGAGTTCGCTTGTCCTCAACTTTGGGAGGATCAGCCTTCTTTTCGTCCTGAGTGGCAGGTGGAGTTGTAGCTGGAGGAGCGGTTTGAGCGAGAGTGGTTCCCGCAACCATGGTTAGCCCGAGGGCGATGAGGAATGCGCGCTTCATCATGATGTCAACTGAACATTAACGCATTACAAAGTGTAAATGGTTGCATCCAGCCAAAATTCTCTCAAAACTCGCATTCAAAAGGGCTTCATAATGATGACGGTTAAATGGCAAAAACGATACGTATCGGGTTTCTTGGGTTCGGCACCGTAGGCACCGGAGCGTTTCGAATGCTTCAGGATAATCGCGACGCGATCATCAAAAAGATCGGCTTGCCGTTCGAGGTCGCCAAGATCGGAATCCGCGACACGGCGAAGGAGCGAGGCGTCGATTCGGCCCTGTTCACGACGGATTTGGAGTCCATTGTCACTGATCCATCCATTGATGTTGTTATCGAGGTAATCGGCGGAGTCGACCC encodes the following:
- a CDS encoding DoxX family protein, yielding MAILRISMGVIFCWFGVLKFVPGLSPAEALAGRTIQALSFGLVQPWISLPALALFECALGTLLISGRYPRVAILFLLAHMIGTFSPALFFPREVFRGFMLPTLVGQYILKNIVLIAAGIVVSAGAPSKSDATVC
- a CDS encoding zinc-dependent metalloprotease, whose amino-acid sequence is MMKRAFLIALGLTMVAGTTLAQTAPPATTPPATQDEKKADPPKVEDKRTPEQKKYDELMKTAKSQNGVFKVHKIDDKVYWEIPEAKLGRMFLFNAEVSEAPRALTYPGTAPMERPRTIRFARRDKKIQLKNVDVSTRAMGNDKGVELGVKQNSPEAILFTFDIVGESPEKNPLIDVTQLFISDPQDFSIRAAIPGAMGVDSSKTWIEKVKAFPTNIETRTYMTFMMGRGQGNPLAALLGGGGGGYDASKAATVVHYSLTELPEVPMMGRLKDSRIGYFTTGFTVFGAEGNAAKEVQYINRFRLEKKDPKADVSEPKKPITYYVTQEVPERWRKYIIQGINDWQPAFETAGFKNAIIGKMAPTKEEDPDFDPEDARYSVIRWAPSDTANAMGPSIQDPRSGESISAHVIVWNDIVKLVQNWYFAQTAATTPAAQKLPMSDETIGRLIQYVVSHEVGHTLGLEHNFNGSAAFSIAQLRDKNFTASHGVASSIMSYSRYNYVAQPGDGVTANIGIIGDYDRFAIQYGYKVLNAVTPEQEKAALDSHLGQQVANSWLRFGNYKNASLDPRKQSEIISNDPVEATRLGMNNLEYIAKNVLVPATSKFGESYEDLAEMHGELIGQWMTEVMHVVRVVGGVVELDNHVGRGGDVFNPVPAAQQKKAVQLLMSRAVRPSAAIFDPKIFAKTRMTGYVNAMNSMSSAVLRSLLSDAKVSSLADFEATKPGQAYTPSNLVDDVVSGIFGGLKTAKVSTNAFDRNLQRSFLKMVDGRINGAGASGTDLRPLLKEALRGVANDLVSAQSRTSDKVTKAHLTETLSDVKKILTDTYSKGAGSAPAPSLMDLLMGMPFKFESDHKHGRDCWTRMAPAELIELKKELEAELKKK